The Crateriforma spongiae DNA window TATTTCGCTGGAACACCCGACCTTGCGTCCAATGCGAATCAGTGCGGCAGACTATCAGGGATGCAATTTGCCTGATTCGGGCGTTCGGACAGTCGGTACGATGGCTTTTCTGGCCACACAGATCGATGCACCGGATCCATTGGTCCAGCAAACGTTGGAAGTATTGTACGAGCCACCGTTGCTGGTCCCCGGGATGATCCACTTGAGCCAGACGACGGAATGGCAGGGGCTGTCGTTTCATCCCGCCGCCCGCCGCTTCTTTGAAAGTAAAGCCGTTGCGGCTGATTGAATCCATACAAGCCGTAGATTCGTCAACTTCTTTGAGCCAAGGCGACTTTCCAGGGCATTGAGCACGACGCTGATCGACCGTCTGTCCCAGCAAACCTAGGGTTCGGTAACTGTTGTTCCGATTCCCCTGACGTTTGTTTGCTGTTCCCGTTGATGAATCAGCCAGCGGCCGAGATTCCTGATCGCCACGGCGAAACGCCCGACCCAGGCTCCGAACGAAGGGGCACGACTGGGCGTGCGGATCGGTGCGCCGGTGTGGCGGGGCATGGGCGTTCGCTGCGCAGCAAGCTGGTCCTGTCCTTGGCGCTCATGTTCATCGCGTTCATCGCGGTCGACGAAATGGTGCGCCGGAACTATCTGAAACCAGCCCTGTTGTCGTTGGAACGGGCCGGAGGGTATCGCGACGTACGCCGCGTGATCGCGGCGATCGAATTGGAATCCGATCATCTTTCCAGTATCGCCGACTATCTGAACACGACGCATCCATCCGTTGCAATGCACGACGGGACGCGCCCCTTTGGCGATTCGGTAAACGACGGAATCGACTTTGCTGGGTATGTGCAGACCGATGGCACTTGGGTTCCGCTGCACCAGGACGCCGACACGTCGACCGATAGCATTCAGGGTTTCGCGAAGCTGGCGGTTCGGCATCTACCCAAGATGCAATCGGAAAACCCGTCGTCTCAATTTCACGCGGTTCAATCCGCTGACGGGCAGTTGGCTCTGGTCGCCTTACGGGCCGCCAGACACCGTCCCGAAGATTTTTTGTTTGTCGGTCGGGCGTTGGACGCCACCAGCATCCGCCGACTGGGCCGACGGACCCAGGTCGATTTCCAATTGCGAAAAACCGTGAGCGGCGAACCGATTCATAGCACTCATCCACTGGCGACCCCAACGACGCTTGCCGACAGCGGTTCGGTTCAGACCGTCAGCGCACGCTTTCCCGTTCTGGCAGAAGCCGGTCCCGAGGACTTGGAACTGATGGTGTTCATTCCACCAGACCTAGCACGCCGGGCCTTGCAAGCGGTTTACAGCGGACGAAATCAATTCGTGTTTGGTTCGGTGGCCGCTTTGTTGGTGTTGCTGATGATGCTGCAACGCATCGTCATCACGCCATTGCAAGCGATCCGGTTCCACGCCGAACGCGTGGCCGATGAAGGTCTGAGGGCGGAGCCGCCGGAAATCAAATCACGCGACGAAATCGGAAACCTGGCGCTGTCCTTTCACCGCATGATGCGTCGATTGCGACAGGCGCAAACACGATTGTCAGCCACCTCACGCGCTGCCGGGATGAGCCAAGTTGCCGGCACGGTGGTGCACAATATCGGCAACGTGCTGACGAACGTTAACAGCTTGCTGGAAGCGGCATCGCACAAAGCGACGCAGTTGCGTCTGGCACCGCTGAAGGGGCTGGCAACGAAACTTCAAGAATCCAAAGACAACGACGATTTGATTCGGGAAATGCCGAACTACTTGCGGTCGTTATCGGAAACATTGGAATCGGATCGTGAAGAACTGACGGAAATTCTGCAGACACTTCGCTGCAACCTGGGACATATCGAAGACGTCGTGCGTCAGCAAAGTCGACATGCCGGTGCGACGACCGATCACCAAACGTTTTGCGTCGGGGAACTGATCGATGAAGCAGTGTCTTGTTGTCAGGGACGCTTCGATGCCGCGGACATCACTGTCGACATTGTTGGCTATCCCGATGTCGTGGTTCGCTCGGATCGGTCCATTTTGCTGCAGGTTCTGATCAATGTGCTGACCAATTCGCATGCGGCATTCATGGATGGGAAAGTTCGTGGCCGATGCATCGAAATCGGAGTCGACGAACACGGTGACGAGGTGTGTTTGTGGGTTCGCGACAACGGTTGCGGCATTGATTCCGACATCATCGACAAGTTGTTCGATGCCCACTTCACGACTCGGGAAGACGGTACCGGACTCGGCCTGCATTTCTGTTCGTTGTCGATGTCCGGCCTGGGCGGAAGAATCGAAGCACGCAGTGACGGACTGGGGCGTGGAACCACGATCGTGATGACGGTTCCGTCTGGATTGAACAGCGGGTTTGCTGCCGAGGCCGCTATCGATGGCGATGTGTTGATGGAGGTGGGGACATGAATCCGGCTACCATCGACTATGCAAAGACGGGAGTCCGGCGACTGTTGGTCGTCGACGACCAACCGCACATCCACGACACGTTCGATCGGATTTTTCAACAACAGTCGGCTGCCGACGGAGATCTGGCGGATTTCGAGGCTCGTTTCTTGAATTCGGCTGCCGCGCCGTCGGCCCACGATGTCGAATCACCCAACGAAATGCCGGCCTATGAACTCAGTCATGCCGTTGGGTGCGATCAGGCGGTTGCGTTGATGCAGGCGGCCGTCGCCGATGGACAGCGGTTTTCCGTTGCCTTTGTTGACATGAAGATGCCCCAAGGACCGGACGGCATCGAAACCACTCGCCGTTTGTGGGAATTGGATGAACGTCTGCAAATCGTCATTTGCACCGCACACAGTGACCGTCCCTGGAAAGACGTCCTACAGGAACTGGGATACAACGATCGTTTGTTGCTGTTGAAAAAGCCGTTTGAATCGGACGAAGTACGGCAGTTGGCTTTATCGCTGAGCGAAAAGTACCGTCTTTCGGCGATCCGAACGCATCAGATTAACGAATTGCAAACCGAAGTCAGTTTGCGCCGTAGCGTCGAAGACGAACTGCGTGAAATGGCCCAGCGGGACAATCTGACCCGATTGCCCAATCGATGCTTCTTGCTGCAGCAACTGGAGAAAATCATTCAAAAGCATCGTCGCAATGTTCAGCGATTGGATGCCGTGTTGTTTTTGGATTTGGACAATTTCAAAATCATCAATGACAGTCTGGGGCATGACGCCGGTGACCTGTTGTTGAATGAGGTTGCTTCGCGTTTGAAAGAATGCGTTCGTGACTATGACCTGCTGACGCGGTTCGAAGACCAGCAGCGTTTCTGTGACCAGGGCGAAGAAACGATGCGGCTGGGCGGCGATGAATTCGTCGTCGTGTTGGAATGTCTTAGCGGGACCGATGATGCGATGCGGGTGGCACAACGGATTGTCAAACGCGTTGCCGAACCATTCAAGTTGGGGGACCGCTGGGTCAACGTCGGTACCAGCGTTGGCGTCGCTTTTGTGGATGCACAAATCCGCGACGCACATGAAGCTTTACGGAATGCCGACACCGCGATGTACCGCGCCAAAACCAGCGGACGTGGACGGGTGGCTGTTTTTGATCAGTCGATGCACGCCGCCGTTTGTGCCCGTTTGGAGATGGAAGAACAGTTGCGACGCGCGGTCGATCATGGTGATTTTCGATTGCTTTACCAACCAATCGTTGACCTTGCCAACGGCCGAATCAAAGGCGTGGAAACGCTGCTGCGTTGGCAGAATCAACACGGTGTGAACGTCAGTCCCGATGAGTTCGTTCCGGTCATGGAGGAAGTCGGCCTGATTTCTGCGGTCGGCGAATGGGTGATCCGTGAAGCCACGACGCAGTTCGGCGGTATGTTGCAGCGGTTACCGGATTCGATTCGCGACACCATTTATCTGGGCGTGAACTTGTCCAGTCGGCAGTTGAACGATCAAGGCTTTCTGCGGCGTTTGCTTCAGATCTTGGATGAAACCGGATTCGATCGTCGTCGATTCAAGTTGGAGATGCGAGAGACCGCGGATCAGCGAAGTGGTGCTCGAGCATTGGCCGGAATGCAGTCGCTGAATCAGTCGGGAATTGGAATACACATCGATGATTTCGGCAAAGGCCAATCATCGCTGCTGTGCTTTCAAGCCTATCCGGTGGAAACGGTCAAAATCGATCGATCCTTCACGGCCCAAATTGTCAGCGACAACAGCCATGCGGTGATCACTCGAGCAGTGATTCAACTGGCGCACCAATTGGGCGCTCGCATCGTGGCCGAAGGCGTCGAATCCGAACAGCAGATGTCGCTCCTTCGTCGATGGGGATGCAATATGGCCCAGGGGTACTTCTTTGCACCCCCGCTGAGCCTGGAAGACTTGGAACGATTGGTCGTTCAGCCGACACGCAGCACTGGCGTCAAGTCATTGATCGGTGACGTCGGCGGGATCTTCTATCATGACGGCCAACCGATCGTTAGCGGTATTTCCTAACGGAAAGCCCTGGAAGGCTTGCCACTTCCACCGGCCGAGCTTGTTGTCCGTCGCTGTTTTCCTAGCGACTGATAAATGCCGGTGATTCGACCAAACGGTGGATCAACTGACGGACCGGATAATCTTCATCCGCGACCGAATCGCAGATGGCGTCCACCGTCGAACGATCCTGAGGTTCCAACCGCCGCCCCAGTGCAAAAGTCATCATGCTTTCGACAAACGATCGTGCAAAGAACGATCGACGCTGGGCCAACAGCATTTTCAACCCTCCTAGGTCTTCGAAAGATTCACCGCTGGGCAGTTTTCCACCTGTTTCAATGGCAATCTTATTGCCGTATCGATCGCGACGACGTCCGATCGGATCAAAGCTTTCCAAAGCGAAACCCAAGGGATCGATTTTTCGGTGGCATTGATTGCAGGCTTGGTCGCTGCGGTGTTTTTCCAACAGATCGACGATGGACTTCGCGCCGCGAACATCGGGGTCGATCGCCGGAACATCGTCCGGGGGTGGCGGTGCGGATTGACCCAGGACGGTTTCCAGCATCCAGACGCCACGAATTACGGGGGACGTTTCGATTCCGTTGGCAGTGGCCGTCAACACGGCGGCTTGTCCCAACAGTCCTCCACGCAAGGGATCATCAAAATGGACCAGACGGAATTGTTCAGCCTGTTCCGCGGGGATCGCATCGGCGATGCCATACAAGCGGGCAAGATCGCGATTGATGAACGAATAGTCGGCGGTCAGGAATTCGGTCACTGGCAGGTCGTTGTCAATCAAATGCCGAAGGAATAACTCGGATTCACGACGCATGTCGTCTTCCAGGCTGTCCTTGTAGTAAGCCTTGAACGAATTGCGATCCGGTGGTTGGCTGCCCAGGTCGCTAAGCCGCAACCATCCGTCCAGGAACCGGCGAATCAAGACATCGCTGCGGGAATCATTCAGCAAGCGATCCACTTGTTCGGCACGAACGGCCCGGTCCGACAGTTGCCCCTGCGCTGCACATTGACGTAACGAATCGTCGGGCATGGTTCCCCACAGGAAGTACGAGAGACGGGTCGCGATCGCATAGTCGGACAAGTGGTCTGCCGAATCGTCCACGTCGGGATCCATGTACAGAAACGCGGGGGAACACAGAATGGCGCGAATCGCGTCTTGGAACGCTTCGAAATCGCTGCGTCCCTGTTTCTTGCGAACGGCAACGACCGACATCAGACGATCGACCTCGGCGGGGCTGACCGGACGTCTGTAGGCTTTGGACGCGAATGCCGATAGGATCTCGCGTGTTCGCTCCGGTGCGAATGTTTGTTCGCCAAGCACCGCTTGCTGGCTGCGTGTTGGTGTGCCCGCTTCGATGGGGCCGCGGATCTGAACCTCATGGATTCGGATGTGTGGCAAAAAGCCGTCACGAATGATCGTTTTGCGGTCGACGAAGATGCCGCTGCTTTTTCGTTTGTTTTTCGGCAACAGTTCCGGGTACTTGCGAACCAAACGAACATACAGGGGCCGCACTTCGGCCATCCCGTTGGGGAACGTAAAACGCGGTGCGAATCCTCGATCCAGCGGCACACGGAATGTCAGCCAAGTCGGCTGATCGTCGGGAACCTTGGAATGCGCCAATACTGGCTGCATCGGTTGCATCGTGTGCTGTTCTTTTAAAGCCACATCGCCAGGCACGATTGCCAGACGGAACGGTTCGTCCAGTTCAATGCCAAGCTGGTCGGCCGGGTACGGTGTGTCACGGTTTTTCGCTTCGGCCAGTACGCGGATTTCGTAGGTTCCGTCGACCGGAACGCCTTGATCAAAATCCAGCAACGGTCCGTAGGCACCTTCGGGGCGATCGGCCAGCGGACTGTCGTAAAGACACAGATAGCGATAGTCAAAAGCTTCCTTGTGGGCGGGGTTCAGCTCAGGCTGTTGCAAAAAGTGGCCGCGGAAATTCCAGGTTCGTTCTGGGACATCACGTGATTGCCGAAACACCTTTTCCACCACCTGGTCGGCGGCGTCCAGGTAGTGTTCCAGCAGATAGGCGGACGTGACCAATTCGTCACCGACATTGTCGAACGATCCGCCAACCGTATCGGCGGGAAACGACAGCGTCGGATCAAACATGGACATGTCCATGTCGAACAGATCGGCAATGGTGCGGCGATATTCGTCCCGGTTCAGCCGGCGCAGGACGGTTTGGCGGTTCGTGCTTTGGGACGCCTGTTGGGCGAGGGCGATCGATTCGCGAAGGGATTCGGTGGTCGCCAGTCGGACCTTTTCAGCAGGTTGATCCGCGTCTTGGGGAGGCATGTCGCCCAGCGTCAGCTGATCGACAATCTCGGTCATCAGGATCACATCATCGGCACTCGGTTGCCGGTAATCGATCTGGTCGAAACGACGCTGGGCTTCTTGCGTGTCCGGTCCGTGACAGTCGGCACAGTATTTCGCCACAAAAGCCGCCAGGTCGTCGGCCGGGCATTCCCGCGGCGACATAAGGACAACGATGCAGGACAGCGCGATCACACACCCCAGCGGTCGGCGAAGGCAGGGTGATGCCGCCACCAATCTTTGAAACCAATGCATTGTTGATGTTCCTAACCGTTGGCCACTTCGATGCCACGCAGCGTACCGGTGCTGGTTGCAAAGCGGTCGGCGGGAACACCGAATCGATTCAGCATCGTCAAGAACAGGTTTGTCAGCGGCGGTCGATGATGAGCGGATGAATCAAATGCCAAGTGCCGTCCGTGCCGGAATCCGCCACCGGCCAAGATGACCGGCAAATTGGTGTTGGTATGCGAATTCGCGTTGCCCATGCCGCTGCCGAACAGAACCATGGTTCGATCCAACAGCGATTGTCCCTGTTGATCGATTTTCGAAAGCTTTTCCAGGAAATTGGCAAAGTGCTGGACTTGGTAGGTTTCAATGTCGATCAACGCATCGATGCTTTCTTGAACCTGACCGTGGTGCGAAAGCGCGTGATAGCCTTTGCGGTATCCGAATCGGCTGGACGCAAAATCGCCGCCGATTTCCAACGTTGCGACACGCGTCGAATCGGTCTGTAGTGCCAAAGCCATCAAGTCATATAGGACCGGCAGATCGTCCACCATGTTGGTGTTGTCCGGTGCCGGCAGTTCCGTTTTCGGCTTGGGGATGGTCGACCATTGTTCGCCCAATTCCAAGCGATGTTCGACTTCGCGAACGCTGGTGAAGTATTCGTCCAACTTGTCACGGTCTTGTTGGTTCAGCCGTTTCGCTAGCGACTTTGCGTCATCGTTGACCGCATCCAGAATGGATTCATGCAGACGGAAACGGTCGATGGCTTTCTGTCGATCCGCCTGGGCATCACCGACGAACAGCCGCTGAAACAACTCATGCGGTCCCGGAATCGGTGGCACGCGAGTGCCGCTGCGTGTCCACGACATCTGGCATCCGCCATGGATGCCAGTTTCCGATCCAATGGTCAACGACGGGAATCGCGTTTTTCCGGCAATCGTTTCGGCGGCCCGTTGATCGACGGTGATGTTGCCGTCGGGTTGCGACGCGGCATCGACGTGGCGAACGCCCGAAAGAAATGCGTGGATGGCAAAGTGCCCGCCTTTGACGCCGTGGTCCAAACCCGAGATCACGGTCAGATTTTTTCGCTGGCTTTCAAGCGGCTTCAACGTCGTCGACAATTCGTACCGATCACCTGCTTGGCTGGGCCAAAACGCGCCGGGATAAAACCCCAGCATGTTTCCGATACAAACCATTCGCATCGGCGTCGCTTCGGTGGTGGCGGCCTGGGCTCGGCGAGGCAGCGATTCCATCGTTGGCAGGGCGATGGTCAGGCCCGCGGCTTTCAAAAAGCCACGACGACCGCGGGGGGCATTTCGCATCGAACGCGATTCCCTGGTATTGGGTGGGGCGGGAGGGTGTGGAGGCAGGCGATGCCAGGCAGGACCCTTGATTCTAAGCGATCCATCGGTCGCGGCAAAATTTATTTGGCCGGGATATGCGACCGTGCCGGATCAATTCAACACAGATCGCCGCCCGGGCCCGTCCCCAGGGCTAGGCAAAAGGGCTAGGCTATCCGAACGATGTTTGAATGGGCCGACGGCCGATCGGACGATCGTGTGGACCGCTGATTCAGGCGGCAAACGGCGAAACGGGAACTTCCGGCGGTCTCACCCGCTGGTTCCAGTGTGAATAGGATTTTCGGTCAGACGGATGGACGATTCAGAAGACGAAGCACCACAAACGGCGGACGATGTATTCCGAACCGCGGTGATTTTTGAATCGGCACTGGGGCTGCTTGCACTTTTTTTAGGGTGGTTGCTGGGGCCGGACCCGCGTGCCTTGGTTCCAAAGATCGACCTCAGCGTTTTTCAGTGGGATGTCTGGTCACCGGTGGTCTTGGGGATCGGCTATGGGATGGCCGCCGCGATTCCAATGCTTTTGGGAATCGCCATCTTGCGTCGCTTGCCGTTGGAATCGGTTCGCGAATTGGAACGACTAAGCGACGACGGGATGCTGCGTCTGCTGCTTCAGCTCGGACCGCTGGAATTGATTCTGATCAGCTTGTGCGCCGGGGTTGGGGAAGAACTCCTGTTCCGTGGGTGGCTGATGCAGTGGTTGTCGGAAAACCCCAGCGGTGTCTCGGGCCCGCTTGAAATCGGCATCGGTCTGGTCGGATCATCGATCGCGTTCGGGTTGGTCCATCCCATCACGCGGCTATACGTCGTGGTGGCATCGGTGATCGGTTTGTACTTGGGCGTGTTGCTGCTGCTTAGCGGAAACCTGTTGATTCCCATCGCGGCGCATGCGACCTATGACGCGGTCCAGCTGATGATGACGGCTTGGCAAAAGAGTTCGGATTCGGTCGACCTTGACGAATCGGACGACTGATCGATCCGATCGGGTCCTAGCGATGCTGCCGTGCCATTCCGGTCCGGCGAAATCGTCTTGTCCCGTTTCAATGGCTTGGGGTGTTCCCACCGGAACACGGCGCCGATGGGGACAATGGATCCCTATCGACGTTTCGGTTCAAGGAAGAACCCGCCGTGTTGTTGCCGCATGCACGAATCTTTGATCGCTATGGCTGTTTGCACAGCCGATGGATCGTTGCATGCTTGGTGATCATTGGCGGATGCCGAGGCCATCGTCCTGCTTGGCAAATTGCTCAAAGCAGCGTTCCGGTCAAACCATCTGCTGCATCGGTACAGCCGTTCCCATCGCCAACCGACGCGTCAATCCCGGGGGCGGATACATTTGCAGGGGTGGCTGCCGGCAAACAAGCAAGCCCTTTGCGATTGGCGTCCCACGAAGACGTCGATGATGCCACCGCCAATGATGCCGCGTTTGAACAACAGTGGGATTCGCTGACCGGCGGTGATGAACAATTCGCGTCCGTCGGCGGTTCAGAAGTATGGACGGGTGGTGATGGCGAGGACGGGTTGCCGCCAAGGCGACCGTTGAGCGAAGCCGAAATGCTGACCATCGCGTTGACCGACGCGCCGGCGATCCGTTCGCTGGGGATTCGCGTTTTATCAAATCCCGAATCATTAACCACGGCGTACGATCGGGCGATCGAAGTGACCGACCCGTTCTTTGGGCCCGCCGCCGCGTTGGCGGAATTTGACAGCCAGCTTTCCGCCAGCCTGAACACCGCCAACAACGATCGTGTTTTTAACAACGCGACGCTGGGCGGCGAGGTTCAGGAACTGGTGCAGGACACCGCCGAAGCGACAATTGGATGGCAAAAGCGGTCGGTCAGTGGTGCGGTTTTTGATATCCAGCGGGTTCACCTGTACGACAACAACAATCGGCAAGCCAATCGGTTTCCCAATTACTGGGAATCCTATTTCGAAGCCGGGGTGCGTCAGCCGTTGTTGCGTGGTGCCGGGCGGACGTTCAATGAAATTGCCGGGCCCAATGCCAGTCCTGGATTCAACTTTTCCAACGGCATTTTGATCGCACGGATGAACACGCAGATCAGCGATATCGATTTTCGAATCGCGCTGCGTGATTTTGTTCAAGAACTGTATGCCACGTATTGGACGCTTCGCCGAGAGTATCAGTCGCTGGAAAGTTTGGTGGAGGCCAAGCAGATGGCCTACGAAACTTGGCAATCGACTCTGGCGCGACGCGAGGCAGACTTGCAGGGGGGCGAAGCCGATAAAGAAGCTCAGGCGCGTTCCCGCTATTATCAACTGCGACGTCAGATCATCAATGTGTTGGACGCGGATCAGCCACAATCCGGATTGCTGGTCACCGAACGTCGGTTACGTCAAATGTTGGGCATGCCTATCAACGAAGGCGTGATTCTGTTTCCTGTCGATCCGCCGGCCGACGTGAAATATGTGTTCGATTTTCCCGCGTTGGTGCAGCGAGGACTCAGCTATCGCGATGAACTGAGACGCCAGTCGATTCGCGTTCAACAGGAACGTTATCGTTTGATCGCGGCAAAGAACTTCTTGTTACCACAGGTCGATCTGATCGGACGATATCGCGTTCGCGGGTTCGGCGACGACCTGTTTGGGGACGGGCCGGATCGTTTCAGTTCCGCATTCGACGATTTCTATTCGTTCGACCACCAAGAGTGGCAATTCGGTTTGGAAATGGGCGTTCCCGTTGGCCGACGCCAGGCAAAGGCAGCGGTGGCCAATGCGAAACTTCAGCTGAACCGACAGTTGACGATTTTGGACCAGCAGCAAACCGCTTTGCGTGCCGAGATCAGTGATGCGTACAGCGAAGTCGACGCGGCCTATGATGCGTTGACGGTGTCAAAAGAGATCCTGGACGCTTCCCAAGATCGCTACGACGCATCATTGGCGCTATATGAGAGCGACAAGATCCAGATCGAATTCTTGTTAGATGCTCAACAGGAACTGGTGCGATCACAACAGCAAATGGCCGAAGACCAAAGCCGGTATTCCATGTCATTGATTCAATTGAATGCGGTGGCCGGAACCCTGTTGGCCGATCTTGGAATCAACGTCGCTTACGGGCCATGCGGTACCCAAGAATCAGTAGTGGAAGATCACCCCTGATCGATCCGGCGTCAACGCGA harbors:
- a CDS encoding sensor histidine kinase, encoding MNQPAAEIPDRHGETPDPGSERRGTTGRADRCAGVAGHGRSLRSKLVLSLALMFIAFIAVDEMVRRNYLKPALLSLERAGGYRDVRRVIAAIELESDHLSSIADYLNTTHPSVAMHDGTRPFGDSVNDGIDFAGYVQTDGTWVPLHQDADTSTDSIQGFAKLAVRHLPKMQSENPSSQFHAVQSADGQLALVALRAARHRPEDFLFVGRALDATSIRRLGRRTQVDFQLRKTVSGEPIHSTHPLATPTTLADSGSVQTVSARFPVLAEAGPEDLELMVFIPPDLARRALQAVYSGRNQFVFGSVAALLVLLMMLQRIVITPLQAIRFHAERVADEGLRAEPPEIKSRDEIGNLALSFHRMMRRLRQAQTRLSATSRAAGMSQVAGTVVHNIGNVLTNVNSLLEAASHKATQLRLAPLKGLATKLQESKDNDDLIREMPNYLRSLSETLESDREELTEILQTLRCNLGHIEDVVRQQSRHAGATTDHQTFCVGELIDEAVSCCQGRFDAADITVDIVGYPDVVVRSDRSILLQVLINVLTNSHAAFMDGKVRGRCIEIGVDEHGDEVCLWVRDNGCGIDSDIIDKLFDAHFTTREDGTGLGLHFCSLSMSGLGGRIEARSDGLGRGTTIVMTVPSGLNSGFAAEAAIDGDVLMEVGT
- a CDS encoding putative bifunctional diguanylate cyclase/phosphodiesterase; protein product: MNPATIDYAKTGVRRLLVVDDQPHIHDTFDRIFQQQSAADGDLADFEARFLNSAAAPSAHDVESPNEMPAYELSHAVGCDQAVALMQAAVADGQRFSVAFVDMKMPQGPDGIETTRRLWELDERLQIVICTAHSDRPWKDVLQELGYNDRLLLLKKPFESDEVRQLALSLSEKYRLSAIRTHQINELQTEVSLRRSVEDELREMAQRDNLTRLPNRCFLLQQLEKIIQKHRRNVQRLDAVLFLDLDNFKIINDSLGHDAGDLLLNEVASRLKECVRDYDLLTRFEDQQRFCDQGEETMRLGGDEFVVVLECLSGTDDAMRVAQRIVKRVAEPFKLGDRWVNVGTSVGVAFVDAQIRDAHEALRNADTAMYRAKTSGRGRVAVFDQSMHAAVCARLEMEEQLRRAVDHGDFRLLYQPIVDLANGRIKGVETLLRWQNQHGVNVSPDEFVPVMEEVGLISAVGEWVIREATTQFGGMLQRLPDSIRDTIYLGVNLSSRQLNDQGFLRRLLQILDETGFDRRRFKLEMRETADQRSGARALAGMQSLNQSGIGIHIDDFGKGQSSLLCFQAYPVETVKIDRSFTAQIVSDNSHAVITRAVIQLAHQLGARIVAEGVESEQQMSLLRRWGCNMAQGYFFAPPLSLEDLERLVVQPTRSTGVKSLIGDVGGIFYHDGQPIVSGIS
- a CDS encoding DUF1592 domain-containing protein; translation: MHWFQRLVAASPCLRRPLGCVIALSCIVVLMSPRECPADDLAAFVAKYCADCHGPDTQEAQRRFDQIDYRQPSADDVILMTEIVDQLTLGDMPPQDADQPAEKVRLATTESLRESIALAQQASQSTNRQTVLRRLNRDEYRRTIADLFDMDMSMFDPTLSFPADTVGGSFDNVGDELVTSAYLLEHYLDAADQVVEKVFRQSRDVPERTWNFRGHFLQQPELNPAHKEAFDYRYLCLYDSPLADRPEGAYGPLLDFDQGVPVDGTYEIRVLAEAKNRDTPYPADQLGIELDEPFRLAIVPGDVALKEQHTMQPMQPVLAHSKVPDDQPTWLTFRVPLDRGFAPRFTFPNGMAEVRPLYVRLVRKYPELLPKNKRKSSGIFVDRKTIIRDGFLPHIRIHEVQIRGPIEAGTPTRSQQAVLGEQTFAPERTREILSAFASKAYRRPVSPAEVDRLMSVVAVRKKQGRSDFEAFQDAIRAILCSPAFLYMDPDVDDSADHLSDYAIATRLSYFLWGTMPDDSLRQCAAQGQLSDRAVRAEQVDRLLNDSRSDVLIRRFLDGWLRLSDLGSQPPDRNSFKAYYKDSLEDDMRRESELFLRHLIDNDLPVTEFLTADYSFINRDLARLYGIADAIPAEQAEQFRLVHFDDPLRGGLLGQAAVLTATANGIETSPVIRGVWMLETVLGQSAPPPPDDVPAIDPDVRGAKSIVDLLEKHRSDQACNQCHRKIDPLGFALESFDPIGRRRDRYGNKIAIETGGKLPSGESFEDLGGLKMLLAQRRSFFARSFVESMMTFALGRRLEPQDRSTVDAICDSVADEDYPVRQLIHRLVESPAFISR
- a CDS encoding DUF1552 domain-containing protein, coding for MRNAPRGRRGFLKAAGLTIALPTMESLPRRAQAATTEATPMRMVCIGNMLGFYPGAFWPSQAGDRYELSTTLKPLESQRKNLTVISGLDHGVKGGHFAIHAFLSGVRHVDAASQPDGNITVDQRAAETIAGKTRFPSLTIGSETGIHGGCQMSWTRSGTRVPPIPGPHELFQRLFVGDAQADRQKAIDRFRLHESILDAVNDDAKSLAKRLNQQDRDKLDEYFTSVREVEHRLELGEQWSTIPKPKTELPAPDNTNMVDDLPVLYDLMALALQTDSTRVATLEIGGDFASSRFGYRKGYHALSHHGQVQESIDALIDIETYQVQHFANFLEKLSKIDQQGQSLLDRTMVLFGSGMGNANSHTNTNLPVILAGGGFRHGRHLAFDSSAHHRPPLTNLFLTMLNRFGVPADRFATSTGTLRGIEVANG
- a CDS encoding CPBP family intramembrane glutamic endopeptidase, which gives rise to MDDSEDEAPQTADDVFRTAVIFESALGLLALFLGWLLGPDPRALVPKIDLSVFQWDVWSPVVLGIGYGMAAAIPMLLGIAILRRLPLESVRELERLSDDGMLRLLLQLGPLELILISLCAGVGEELLFRGWLMQWLSENPSGVSGPLEIGIGLVGSSIAFGLVHPITRLYVVVASVIGLYLGVLLLLSGNLLIPIAAHATYDAVQLMMTAWQKSSDSVDLDESDD
- a CDS encoding TolC family protein produces the protein MLLPHARIFDRYGCLHSRWIVACLVIIGGCRGHRPAWQIAQSSVPVKPSAASVQPFPSPTDASIPGADTFAGVAAGKQASPLRLASHEDVDDATANDAAFEQQWDSLTGGDEQFASVGGSEVWTGGDGEDGLPPRRPLSEAEMLTIALTDAPAIRSLGIRVLSNPESLTTAYDRAIEVTDPFFGPAAALAEFDSQLSASLNTANNDRVFNNATLGGEVQELVQDTAEATIGWQKRSVSGAVFDIQRVHLYDNNNRQANRFPNYWESYFEAGVRQPLLRGAGRTFNEIAGPNASPGFNFSNGILIARMNTQISDIDFRIALRDFVQELYATYWTLRREYQSLESLVEAKQMAYETWQSTLARREADLQGGEADKEAQARSRYYQLRRQIINVLDADQPQSGLLVTERRLRQMLGMPINEGVILFPVDPPADVKYVFDFPALVQRGLSYRDELRRQSIRVQQERYRLIAAKNFLLPQVDLIGRYRVRGFGDDLFGDGPDRFSSAFDDFYSFDHQEWQFGLEMGVPVGRRQAKAAVANAKLQLNRQLTILDQQQTALRAEISDAYSEVDAAYDALTVSKEILDASQDRYDASLALYESDKIQIEFLLDAQQELVRSQQQMAEDQSRYSMSLIQLNAVAGTLLADLGINVAYGPCGTQESVVEDHP